A region of Elusimicrobiota bacterium DNA encodes the following proteins:
- a CDS encoding DNA recombination protein RmuC, with translation MGEVQKSLGALGQASERIFEIGKDISSLQDILKAPKLRGGLGEFFLADLLAQILPAQNVELQHTFKTRDTVDAVIRLGGRLVPVDAKFPLENFRKMLATVSEEERRSLRKKFAVDMRKHVDAVASKYILPDEGTFDFALLYIPAENVYYECIVKDDPEESALVEYALRRRVVPVSPGSFYAYLQVIALGLRGFQIEENARRIMEDLGRLREDFGRFAEEFDLVGRHLSNAKTKHDDAGRRLERFEDKLSTIANTAPPLLPPAETPALTSRP, from the coding sequence GGGCCAGGCGTCCGAGAGAATATTTGAGATCGGCAAGGACATTTCGAGCCTTCAGGACATTTTAAAGGCGCCCAAACTGCGGGGCGGGCTAGGGGAGTTCTTTCTGGCCGATCTCTTGGCCCAAATCCTGCCGGCGCAAAACGTGGAGCTTCAACACACCTTCAAAACGCGGGACACCGTGGACGCGGTGATCCGCTTGGGCGGACGGCTGGTTCCGGTGGACGCCAAATTTCCGCTGGAGAACTTCCGGAAGATGTTAGCGACGGTTTCTGAAGAAGAGCGGCGCTCCCTGCGGAAAAAGTTCGCCGTGGACATGAGGAAGCATGTGGACGCCGTGGCCTCCAAATACATCCTGCCGGACGAAGGCACCTTCGATTTCGCCCTGCTCTACATTCCGGCGGAGAACGTCTACTACGAATGCATCGTCAAAGACGATCCGGAGGAAAGCGCCCTCGTGGAATACGCCCTGCGCCGACGGGTAGTGCCCGTGTCCCCGGGAAGTTTTTATGCCTATTTGCAGGTGATCGCGCTGGGCTTGCGGGGATTTCAAATCGAAGAAAACGCCCGGCGCATCATGGAGGATCTGGGCCGACTGCGGGAGGATTTCGGGCGTTTCGCCGAAGAGTTCGATCTGGTGGGCCGCCACCTCTCGAACGCGAAAACCAAACACGACGACGCCGGCCGCCGACTGGAACGCTTCGAAGATAAACTCTCCACCATCGCCAACACCGCGCCCCCGCTCCTGCCTCCCGCCGAAACGCCCGCTCTCACCTCCCGTCCCTGA
- a CDS encoding iron-sulfur cluster assembly accessory protein: MTERAVARANVLLAGVPSGARALRVKVTPGGCSGFSYHLEPWAGPAPADDHRVDLDGLSVYVDKKSLLFLAGTTLDYEDSVFSRRFTFKNPNASATCSCGDSFKV; this comes from the coding sequence GTGACCGAACGGGCCGTGGCCCGCGCCAACGTTCTGTTGGCCGGGGTCCCCTCGGGGGCCCGCGCCCTCCGGGTCAAGGTTACCCCGGGAGGCTGTTCCGGATTCAGTTACCATCTGGAACCCTGGGCGGGTCCCGCCCCCGCCGATGACCACCGGGTCGACCTGGACGGCCTGTCCGTCTACGTCGACAAAAAAAGTCTGCTTTTCCTGGCTGGAACCACCCTCGACTACGAAGATTCCGTCTTTTCCCGCCGATTCACGTTCAAAAACCCCAACGCTTCCGCCACCTGTTCCTGCGGCGACTCCTTCAAGGTCTAA
- a CDS encoding iron-sulfur cluster assembly accessory protein, protein MVTLTEGAAQKVKEIVAGDPSLAGKSLRVLVEKGGCSSYQYGFSFDQRKDGDAELDQAGLKVLVDPQTASLLAGSVIDYKEDFAGGGFAISNPNAKSSCGCGKSFNA, encoded by the coding sequence ATGGTGACTCTCACCGAAGGCGCCGCTCAAAAAGTGAAGGAAATCGTTGCGGGAGACCCGTCCCTGGCGGGAAAATCCCTCCGGGTGCTGGTGGAGAAAGGCGGCTGTTCCAGCTACCAATACGGGTTCTCCTTTGACCAGAGAAAAGACGGGGACGCGGAGCTGGATCAAGCCGGTTTGAAGGTTTTGGTGGATCCCCAAACCGCCTCTCTACTGGCGGGTTCCGTGATTGACTACAAAGAGGATTTCGCCGGCGGCGGGTTCGCCATTTCGAATCCCAACGCCAAGAGTTCCTGTGGTTGCGGAAAATCTTTCAACGCCTAA
- the def gene encoding peptide deformylase, with protein sequence MNEPIPKSLPALLPIRKYGDPVLVRKAKPIQRIDESVLRLIPVMFNTMYAEPGIGLAAPQVGVSLRLMVVDVAPEGKSQPLALINPKIDERKGRIQSEEGCLSFPGIQVTVPRAAWVKVSAVNEKGLPVTIEADGLLSRCLQHELDHLNGVVMIDLLSLPRRVTALWEIRKRKKAGLW encoded by the coding sequence ATGAACGAGCCCATTCCGAAAAGTCTCCCCGCTCTTCTGCCGATCCGCAAATACGGCGATCCCGTTTTGGTGCGGAAAGCCAAACCCATCCAGCGGATCGACGAGTCGGTCCTTCGTTTGATCCCGGTGATGTTCAACACCATGTACGCCGAGCCCGGCATCGGGCTGGCGGCGCCCCAGGTGGGGGTGTCTTTACGCCTCATGGTGGTGGACGTGGCGCCGGAGGGGAAAAGCCAGCCCCTGGCTCTGATCAATCCCAAGATCGACGAGCGGAAAGGCCGCATCCAATCGGAGGAAGGGTGTCTTTCGTTTCCCGGTATTCAGGTGACGGTTCCCCGGGCGGCCTGGGTGAAAGTTTCGGCGGTGAACGAAAAGGGCCTCCCGGTCACCATCGAGGCCGATGGACTTCTGTCGCGATGCCTTCAGCACGAGCTGGATCATTTGAACGGGGTCGTGATGATCGATCTCCTCTCCCTCCCCCGCCGTGTCACCGCCCTCTGGGAAATCCGCAAACGGAAGAAAGCCGGCCTCTGGTAG
- a CDS encoding methionyl-tRNA formyltransferase, giving the protein MLTTVFFGTPLVAVPFLERLAKTSTVLGVVTSPDRPAGRGYGLAPTEVKRAAQSLGIPVQQPERLAGFSIEGAFGKKPDVGIVVAYGHLIPPSVFNEPRQGLVNIHFSLVPQYRGAGPMQWVLIRGETETGVSLFRIEKGLDTGPVFLQGRQTIDPADDAVTLREKLVALGLELMDNFLRQLEEGPWAPTPQSGAVSTAPLLTKEDGRIRWSLRSAGEIVNLIRGTCEWPGAYGVLKGQRMKIRRAESCPGGAGAPGEIIAVEKDRGFLVKCASDSLLVRSLQPEGKKEMDAPRFWNGARLSVGDRFEE; this is encoded by the coding sequence GTGCTGACCACCGTTTTTTTCGGGACGCCTCTCGTGGCCGTGCCTTTTTTAGAGCGGCTGGCCAAAACATCCACCGTTCTGGGCGTTGTCACCTCTCCGGACCGGCCGGCGGGGCGGGGGTACGGGCTCGCTCCAACCGAGGTCAAGCGCGCGGCCCAGTCGCTGGGTATTCCTGTTCAACAACCCGAACGGTTGGCGGGCTTCTCGATCGAAGGGGCTTTCGGAAAGAAACCGGACGTGGGGATCGTGGTCGCCTACGGCCACCTGATCCCGCCCTCTGTTTTCAACGAACCTCGCCAGGGCCTGGTGAACATTCACTTCTCGCTCGTTCCCCAATACAGGGGCGCCGGGCCCATGCAGTGGGTGTTGATCCGGGGAGAAACCGAAACGGGGGTCTCCCTCTTTCGAATTGAGAAGGGTTTGGACACGGGGCCGGTCTTCCTGCAGGGTCGCCAGACGATCGATCCCGCCGACGATGCCGTGACCCTGAGAGAAAAATTGGTGGCCCTGGGGCTTGAACTTATGGACAACTTCCTTCGTCAGTTGGAGGAGGGTCCCTGGGCCCCGACGCCCCAGAGCGGAGCGGTCTCCACGGCGCCGCTTTTGACCAAGGAGGACGGCCGGATCCGCTGGAGCCTCCGATCCGCCGGGGAAATCGTGAACCTGATTCGCGGAACCTGCGAATGGCCCGGCGCCTACGGCGTGTTGAAGGGGCAACGGATGAAAATACGGCGGGCGGAGTCCTGTCCCGGGGGGGCGGGCGCCCCGGGAGAGATCATCGCCGTCGAGAAAGACCGCGGTTTTTTGGTAAAATGTGCGTCGGACAGCCTTCTCGTTCGGAGCCTTCAGCCGGAGGGGAAAAAAGAGATGGACGCGCCCCGTTTTTGGAACGGAGCCCGCCTTTCGGTGGGCGACCGGTTTGAAGAATAA